A single region of the Pectinophora gossypiella chromosome 2, ilPecGoss1.1, whole genome shotgun sequence genome encodes:
- the LOC126376002 gene encoding uncharacterized protein LOC126376002 isoform X5, whose product MELPYEVLVYLFKYLPKSDRKSASETCHSWYLAANDHSFLKNKVVIFFKSQLNDEVTSPIKIFENSAIMYYNYVFNEVEISNKLNFFWDIVAF is encoded by the exons atggAACTCCCATACGAG GTATTGGTTTACCTATTCAAGTATTTGCCGAAATCTGACAGGAAATCTGCAAGTGAAACATGCCACTCATGGTACCTAGCTGCTAATGACCACAGCTTCTTGAAAAATAAAGTAGTCATATTCTTCAAATCACAGTTGAACGATGAAGTGACGTCTCCAATCAAAATTTTCGAAAATTCGGCTATAATGTATTACAATTATGTGTTTAATGAAGTTGAAATATCAAACAAGTTGAATTTCTTCTGGGACATTGTGG
- the LOC126376002 gene encoding uncharacterized protein LOC126376002 isoform X4, producing the protein MELPYEVLVYLFKYLPKSDRKSASETCHSWYLAANDHSFLKNKVVIFFKSQLNDEVTSPIKIFENSAIMYYNYVFNEVEISNKLNFFWDIVGLEA; encoded by the exons atggAACTCCCATACGAG GTATTGGTTTACCTATTCAAGTATTTGCCGAAATCTGACAGGAAATCTGCAAGTGAAACATGCCACTCATGGTACCTAGCTGCTAATGACCACAGCTTCTTGAAAAATAAAGTAGTCATATTCTTCAAATCACAGTTGAACGATGAAGTGACGTCTCCAATCAAAATTTTCGAAAATTCGGCTATAATGTATTACAATTATGTGTTTAATGAAGTTGAAATATCAAACAAGTTGAATTTCTTCTGGGACATTGTGG GGCTCGAAGCATAA
- the LOC126376002 gene encoding F-box/LRR-repeat protein fbxl-1-like isoform X2, with product MELPYEVLVYLFKYLPKSDRKSASETCHSWYLAANDHSFLKNKVVIFFKSQLNDEVTSPIKIFENSAIMYYNYVFNEVEISNKLNFFWDIVGEHMKSLTLINSDICEKVFVYMLHKCINLESLTIQSCKELFMSGRLLEGKTDGLLSNSLENLKMLSLAGNQYLTDALFNRFVGAAPSLVELNLSGCSLQFHLGLVKKFYPSNSDIFRNPSESVLTFYFVLHLIASRARSIKHLLFSNTLIDGSALKSLSEIENLKLETLKVHSCDQLTNTGFISMTSHQVTLKVLDIGLCTRVTDQTLVYICKDLVNLEHLNIQRCRAVTDLGVAELHKLKKLKSLNISECELITKDGLEKGVCSEVNEVLEELDIHSLNLDQTALVMISEKLPKLRSLDVSFCFNAVTDTSIQVVFKNQVFLHTLKMSHCDKVSDAGLTGMGKVETEGDDEGPIMSTYDDAEPHPRIYLGSRAEEEIVRDARRKRDVMRMCEKLTMDNFTGYSLARMKGLRELDVSSCNKITDVSLTYAFNFKELVNLNLSRCQQITHEGIEHLVKNCPSIELLNLIDCYNLKDEAIKEIVKYLKRLQQLELRGCNQLTDQTLEAVRSHCEKLKFLDVQAF from the exons atggAACTCCCATACGAG GTATTGGTTTACCTATTCAAGTATTTGCCGAAATCTGACAGGAAATCTGCAAGTGAAACATGCCACTCATGGTACCTAGCTGCTAATGACCACAGCTTCTTGAAAAATAAAGTAGTCATATTCTTCAAATCACAGTTGAACGATGAAGTGACGTCTCCAATCAAAATTTTCGAAAATTCGGCTATAATGTATTACAATTATGTGTTTAATGAAGTTGAAATATCAAACAAGTTGAATTTCTTCTGGGACATTGTGGGTGAGCACATGAAAAGCTTAACATTAATCAACTCAGACATATGCGAGAAAGTCTTTGTATATATGTTACACAAGTGTATTAATTTAGAGTCCTTAACTATTCAATCATGCAAGGAACTGTTCATGTCTGGCCGTTTATTGGAAGGAAAGACTGATGGCTTGTTATCCAATAGCCTTGAAAATTTGAAAATGCTTAGTTTGGCAGGAAATCAATACCTTACTGATGCACTTTTTAACAGATTTGTAGGAGCTGCTCCTTCTTTGGTAGAACTAAATTTGTCAGGATGTTCTTTACAATTCCATTTAGGTTTAGTAAAAAAGTTTTATCCTTCAAATTCAGACATTTTTCGAAATCCATCTGAAAGTgtgttaacattttattttgtactacATCTTATTGCATCCAGGGCTCGAAGCATAAAACACTTACTATTTTCAAACACTCTCATAGATGGGTCAGCTCTAAAGTCATTGTCAGAAATTGAGAACTTAAAGTTGGAAACCCTCAAAGTGCATTCTTGTGACCAACTCACAAATACTGGATTTATatcaatgacatcacatcaggtTACCTTAAAGGTCTTAGACATTGGTTTATGCACTCGAGTAACAGATCAAACTTTAGTTTACATATGTAAAGATCTAGTCAACTTGGAACATCTCAATATTCAACGTTGTAGAGCTGTTACTGACCTAGGTGTAGCAGAACTACATAAACTTAAGAAATTGAAATCATTAAACATTTCTGAATGTGAATTGATTACCAAAGATGGGCTCGAAAAAGGTGTCTGCTCGGAAGTAAATGAAGTCTTGGAAGAGTTGGACATTCATTCTCTTAACTTGGACCAGACTGCACTAGTTATGATATCAGAAAAACTTCCGAAACTACGTTCTCTTGATGTTAGTTTCTGTTTTAATGCAGTAACCGATACGTCTATACAAGTGGTGTTCAAAAACCAAGTGTTTTTACACACATTAAAAATGAGTCATTGCGACAAAGTATCCGATGCGGGTTTAACCGGTATGGGGAAAGTAGAAACTGAAGGTGATGACGAAGGTCCTATTATGTCGACATATGATGACGCAGAACCTCATCCTAGAATATACTTGGGTTCGAGAGCAGAAGAAGAAATAGTGCGTGATGCGAGAAGAAAACGCGATGTAATGCGTATGTGTGAGAAGTTGACAATGGATAACTTCACAGGCTACTCACTGGCGCGTATGAAAGGCCTCAGAGAATTGGATGTCAGCAGCTGTAACAAGATTACCGATGTCAGCTTGACATACGCGTTTAACTTCAAAGAGCTTGTTAACTTAAACCTAAGCCGATGTCAGCAAATAACGCATGAAGGAATAGAACATCTTGTGAAAAACTGCCCCTCAATTGAATTGTTAAACTTAATTGACTGTTACAATTTGAAAGATGAGGCTATCAAAGAAATAGTAAAATACCTCAAGAGACTACAGCAGCTGGAATTAcgg GGCTGCAACCAGTT